One window of Mesorhizobium loti R88b genomic DNA carries:
- a CDS encoding sarcosine oxidase subunit beta family protein: MRYSALSIFLNGLRGNTGWGPAWRAPQPKSHYDVIIVGGGGHGLSTAYYLAKEFGVANVAVLEKSYIGSGNVGRNTTIIRSNYLLPGNNPFYELSMKLWEGLEQDFNFNAMVSQRGVLNLYHSDAQRDAYTRRGNAMLLHGVDAELLDREAVRAKLPFLDFDNARFPIQGGLLQRRGGTVRHDAVAWGYARGADMRGVDIIQHCEVTGIRRENGKVLGVETTRGFIGCGKLALAAAGNSSRVAEMADIKLPLESHVLQAFVSEGLKPFIDCVVTFGAGHFYVSQSDKGGLVFGGDIDGYNSYAQRGNLATVEHVAEAGKAMIPGISRVRVLRSWGGIMDMSMDGSPIIDRTHINNLYLNAGWCYGGFKATPASGLCFAHLIARGTPHETARAFRLDRFARGHILDEKGQGAQPNLH, encoded by the coding sequence ATGCGATACTCCGCTCTCTCGATTTTTCTCAACGGCCTTCGCGGCAATACCGGCTGGGGTCCGGCCTGGCGCGCGCCGCAGCCCAAATCCCACTACGACGTGATTATCGTTGGCGGTGGCGGGCATGGCCTATCGACGGCCTATTATCTCGCTAAGGAATTTGGCGTCGCCAATGTCGCAGTGCTGGAAAAAAGCTACATCGGCAGCGGAAACGTCGGCCGCAACACGACGATCATCCGCTCCAACTACCTGCTGCCGGGCAACAACCCCTTCTACGAATTGTCGATGAAACTCTGGGAAGGACTGGAGCAGGATTTCAATTTCAACGCGATGGTCTCTCAGCGCGGCGTACTGAATCTCTATCATTCCGACGCGCAACGCGACGCCTATACGCGGCGCGGCAATGCGATGCTGCTGCATGGCGTCGATGCGGAACTGCTCGACCGCGAGGCGGTGCGCGCCAAGCTGCCATTCCTCGATTTCGACAATGCACGCTTCCCGATCCAGGGCGGTCTGCTGCAGAGGCGCGGCGGTACTGTGCGGCATGACGCGGTGGCCTGGGGCTATGCGCGCGGCGCCGACATGCGCGGCGTCGACATCATCCAGCATTGCGAAGTGACCGGCATTCGCCGCGAAAACGGCAAGGTCCTCGGCGTCGAGACCACGCGCGGCTTCATCGGCTGCGGCAAGCTGGCGCTTGCGGCCGCCGGCAATTCCTCGCGCGTTGCCGAGATGGCCGATATCAAGCTGCCGCTGGAAAGCCATGTGCTGCAGGCCTTCGTCTCCGAGGGCCTGAAGCCCTTCATCGATTGCGTCGTGACTTTCGGCGCGGGCCATTTCTACGTCTCGCAGTCCGACAAGGGCGGGCTCGTCTTCGGCGGAGACATCGATGGCTACAATTCCTATGCCCAACGCGGCAATCTCGCCACCGTCGAGCATGTCGCCGAGGCGGGTAAGGCGATGATCCCCGGCATTTCCCGCGTCCGCGTGCTGCGGTCCTGGGGCGGAATCATGGACATGTCGATGGACGGCTCGCCGATCATCGACCGCACCCACATCAACAATCTCTACCTCAATGCCGGCTGGTGCTACGGCGGCTTTAAGGCAACCCCCGCATCGGGCCTCTGCTTTGCGCATCT
- a CDS encoding GlxA family transcriptional regulator, whose protein sequence is MTVELDRQTQRFGFLLLPNFALMSYASATEPLRAANLLAGRSLYTIRQLSQGGLPVQSSGGIDIACDDLSSAGAEFHTVFICAGGDPSNWAEADRLFRALRRLSRLGVRLGAISSGAYILAAAGLLDNRDFTIHWEHAPILREAYPALALRQARYVIDGDRITCGGGVAPLDMMHALIAERMGAHFASRVSDWYLHTAIADPSDPQRGSAAERFGTHNPILLAALEKMEATIENPLDREAMAHFLSISSRHLDRLFTQHLSAGFLQTYRRIRLDHARRLIEQSPLAIAEIAFATGFSSTGHFSQAFKAHYGRAPSSLR, encoded by the coding sequence ATGACGGTTGAATTGGATCGACAAACTCAGCGGTTTGGTTTTCTCCTGCTACCGAATTTCGCGCTCATGTCCTACGCATCGGCGACCGAACCCTTACGCGCCGCCAATCTGCTCGCGGGCCGCAGCCTTTACACTATCAGGCAGCTTTCGCAGGGTGGCCTGCCTGTGCAGAGCTCCGGCGGCATCGACATTGCCTGCGATGATCTCTCGTCCGCGGGTGCGGAATTTCATACAGTGTTCATCTGTGCGGGCGGCGATCCAAGCAACTGGGCGGAAGCGGACAGGCTGTTCAGGGCGTTGCGGCGGCTGTCTCGTCTCGGCGTCCGTCTCGGCGCGATCTCGAGCGGCGCGTATATCCTGGCCGCCGCCGGTCTGCTCGACAACAGGGACTTCACCATTCATTGGGAGCATGCCCCGATCTTGCGCGAGGCCTATCCGGCTCTAGCGCTTAGGCAAGCCCGCTACGTCATCGACGGCGATCGTATAACCTGTGGCGGCGGCGTGGCTCCGCTCGACATGATGCATGCGCTGATCGCCGAACGCATGGGCGCGCATTTCGCGAGCCGCGTCAGCGACTGGTACCTTCACACTGCGATTGCCGACCCATCCGACCCGCAACGCGGTTCTGCGGCTGAGCGATTTGGCACTCACAATCCGATCCTGCTGGCCGCGCTTGAAAAGATGGAAGCGACGATCGAAAATCCGCTCGATCGCGAAGCAATGGCGCATTTCCTCTCGATCAGCTCCCGCCATCTGGATCGCCTCTTCACCCAGCATCTGAGCGCCGGCTTCTTGCAAACCTACCGCCGGATCCGGCTGGATCACGCGCGGCGGCTGATCGAACAGAGCCCGCTTGCGATCGCCGAAATTGCCTTTGCCACCGGGTTCTCCAGCACCGGACACTTTTCCCAGGCATTCAAGGCCCATTACGGCAGGGCTCCTAGCTCTTTGCGATAA